In the genome of Anabaena cylindrica PCC 7122, the window GTCTTAATTCTGGTTTATGGCTTAACACTGCTATTTTCTATGAAAACCCATGCCTATTTATATGACGTGGGTGTAGCAGAGATAGAGATAGAAGCAGCAGATACAGATGCAACAATAGAGGAAATCGTTGAAGAAAAACCAAATCTTTGGCTTTGGACTGGTGTATTACTAGTATGTACCCTGCTAGTAGCCCTAGAGTCAGAATTGCTAGTTGATACTTTAGAAGTAGCCACATCCAAGTTAGGTTTAACATCACTATTTACAGGGGTGATTTTATTGCCTATTGTCGGTAATGCCGCAGAACACGCTACAGCCGTCACCGTAGCAATGAAAGATAAGATGGATCTTTCTCTATCTGTAGCTGTAGGATCTAGTATGCAGATTGCCCTATTTGTAGCCCCTGTTTTAGTAATTGCTGGGCGGTTATTAGGTCAGCCGATGGATTTAGATTTCAATCCCTTTGAATTGGTGGCAGTGGCAGTATCGGTATTAATTGCTAACAGCATTAGTTCTGATGGTAAGTCTAATTGGTTGGAAGGAACTTTACTCTTAGCTGCCTATACGGTTTTGGGTTTTGCTTTCTATTTCCATCCGGTTGTTGACACTATGGGTTAGATCAATCCAGTGTCCAGAGCGATGCCTGCTATTGCTTTGGACACAAACAAACTTAAAATAACTCGTAATTTATTTAAGGCAGATTTTTACGTAAAAGAATTTCTGTAAGTATTTAGGATAGAGAATACTCCAAGTCAGGAGAATAAAGACTTTTCGAGTCAAATTTAATGATTTTGATAAAATCTTGCTTCTCTCTATATCTTCATTTCATAAGCATTCTGACTCCTGACTCCTGACTCCTGAATTCTTACGAATTTATTTATTGATAGTCATAGTTTTACCTTATTGTTTGTCTACTCCTGGTTTATCCTTATAGGTGCAAGATATGAGATGAACTACGATGACTGAAATTGGCCTGCTAATGACGGGCGTTTTAAGCACAACTCAACCAAATTTGCCCCATTTGCCGGAGCAACGACCATTTCGGATCGAAAATGGCGTGCAGAAGTCAAGCATTAGTCAATTATCTCCGTTAGTTTCAACTTCTCAAATCACTCCACCTGAATTTATAGAAACAGATGGAAGAGAGAAATCTAAAATTTCCGCGATCGCCATCAAGCGAGACAAAATATTAAAGCAAATCCGACAAAAGCACCTGTCATCAATATCTTTAAACTTAGCCGATGCCCAGGATCTCCCTACCAAAGAGCAGATATTAGCACGATATCAAGGATATAATAGGCAACCTATGCCAACTTTACGTTTTGGTAGCTCAGGTATATCTGTAAGAATTATGCAGCGGTTGTTAGTATCCAACGGCTATGGTATCCGAATTGATGGCATATTTGGGCCTCTGACAGAGGCAGCTATCAAAGCCTTTCAGAATCAGCGCAGTTTATTAGTAGATGGTATAGTCGGTCAAAGAACTTGGTGGGAGTTGTCAATTTAAGGGTTGGGACGGGCAAGATACCTGTCCCAGAAGAACTTAGCGATATTTATGCTGTTCTAATAAGTTCTGCGCCCTGGGTTTATAAATTAGATAGAATAAAGCCTCTAGATAGCGCAATAAATCTTCACGATTCTCCTTGGAGCTAAAATTCCAGAAGCCATAAATCCGTGCCAATGATAGCAGCTTGGTAGTGTGAATCTTCCAAGTATAGGTACTATAAACTCGCTCTATTGCGTGCTGAGAAATTTCCGACCAATAATTAGGATTATGATCACACTTACTCACAAACTCCAGAATTTTAGCGGCTGTTTCTTCTAAATTTGTGGGGTTAATGTAAAACCCATTCACCTGATCCTGAATAATTTCCTGTGGTCCACCAAATTGGGTAGCAAAAGTTGGTAATCCCGAAATCATTGCTTCCAAAATTGTCAACCCAAATGCTTCAAATAAAGCAGGTTGCACAAATATTCCTTGGTGTTCAGCAATAACGCGGTAAATTTCCCCAGAATCGCTTTTGGTTAAGCGCACACCTAGCCAGCGTATTTTGCCGTGGAGGTTATATTCGTCAATTATGTGATAAAGCCTGATAATTTCGTCTCGTTCTTCATTATCCCCCGATTCTTCTACACGCAATTTACCTGCGACTAAAATTAAGTTGCAATGCTCTTGTAATTCTGGACTTCTACCAAAACATTCTGCTAAACCAGTTAAATTTTTGATTCGGTCAAGACGTGCCATTGAAAATAGGGGACGCTTGTTAGGATCGTCGAGTTTACCAAAGATTTGGGACGGATCTTCTAGAATAAAGAGAATTTCTTCTAGCCTTAACCTATCACTTTCTACTCTGTCATGATTCCTGGTATAGGGGAAATAGTAATTCTCATTTACCCCCGGTGGTACAACATTAAATTTCGGGCTAAATAATTCTATGCCATTAACAACATGATATAAATCTGGCATAGTGAAACATTTGTAAGACTCATACTGTCCGATGCTATCCGTTGTACCAACAATTTCTTGATAGGTGCTGCTGACAACAAAGTTAGCCGCGTTCATAGCGATTAAGTCAGCAGTAAATTGTAAGGAAAAATGATATTTATCATCCAAATCTTGCCAGTATAGGTTACTAAACAGATATTTAGATTTTTCCAACGCATGGGCAATATTACACTGGGTAACTTTCATCCGTCGGGCTAATAAAAACGCCACTAAGTTACCATCAGAATAGTTACCAACAATTAAATCAGGTCTACCTTGTAATTCTGCTAATAGTTCTCTTTCTGAGTCAATAGCAAAGGTTTCTAAATAAGGCCAAAACTCAAATCGGGAAATCCAGTTTTGAGTCATGTTGGGGTTAAATTCCCGCAAGGGTACACGCAAAATCCAGGCATTTTCTGAGCCATGTACTTTTTCTAGCCTTTGGTTACACAGAGTACCATCGCTATTAGGAATTAAGCGGGTGAGAATAATTACTTTTGGTTGGACATTTAAGCCTTCTAAACCAGCTAACATTGCATCTTCTTGCAGCTGCTTTTCTAGACTTTTAGCTTGATCAAGGACATAAACTACCTGTCCTCCAGTATCGGGACGACCTAAAACTCCCTCTTGTCCAAACCAACCATGAGCAGAAACTAAAACTATTTTAAAAATAATCGGCAGACGAGAGATGAAACCTTCGAGAGTTTGAGGATCAGGAGAGTCAATTAGTTCATCGAGAATATCTAGGGTATCATGTACACGTTCGGCTGTGTTCCCCCAACCAGGTTCAAAACCAATCATCTGCAATTGAAACCGGAATTGTTCGTAGGGTTCATTTTTAGGGCGATCCCTCACTAAAGCTATGGCTTTCTTGATTTGTACAGAAAGTTGTTGCTGTGATTGAATGCGATCGTTGATTAATAACTGCACACCGTTGTAATGGTGCA includes:
- the cax gene encoding calcium/proton exchanger — protein: MSAKNIIFAILLLFIPISLTAHFLEWGDLIVFITAGLAILPLAAWMGTATEEIAVVVGPSLGGLLNATFGNATELIIALVALNAGLIDVVKASITGSIISNLLLVMGFSMLLGGLRYKEQTFQSVVARVNASSMNLAVIAILLPTAMNYTSVGINERTVQNLSLAVAVVLILVYGLTLLFSMKTHAYLYDVGVAEIEIEAADTDATIEEIVEEKPNLWLWTGVLLVCTLLVALESELLVDTLEVATSKLGLTSLFTGVILLPIVGNAAEHATAVTVAMKDKMDLSLSVAVGSSMQIALFVAPVLVIAGRLLGQPMDLDFNPFELVAVAVSVLIANSISSDGKSNWLEGTLLLAAYTVLGFAFYFHPVVDTMG
- a CDS encoding peptidoglycan-binding domain-containing protein encodes the protein MTEIGLLMTGVLSTTQPNLPHLPEQRPFRIENGVQKSSISQLSPLVSTSQITPPEFIETDGREKSKISAIAIKRDKILKQIRQKHLSSISLNLADAQDLPTKEQILARYQGYNRQPMPTLRFGSSGISVRIMQRLLVSNGYGIRIDGIFGPLTEAAIKAFQNQRSLLVDGIVGQRTWWELSI
- a CDS encoding sucrose synthase, coding for MSELLQTLLDNEEKVDLRSFISDLRQQDKKYWLRNDIINVYGDYCSKYSKSEQFCTASNLGNLIYYTQEIIQEESSFCFIIRPKIASQEVYRLTEELDVIPMTVQELLDLRDRFVNQFHPQDGDLLELDFGPFYDYSPVIRDPKNIGKGVQFLNRYLSSKLFQDPKQWLETLFNFLRLHHYNGVQLLINDRIQSQQQLSVQIKKAIALVRDRPKNEPYEQFRFQLQMIGFEPGWGNTAERVHDTLDILDELIDSPDPQTLEGFISRLPIIFKIVLVSAHGWFGQEGVLGRPDTGGQVVYVLDQAKSLEKQLQEDAMLAGLEGLNVQPKVIILTRLIPNSDGTLCNQRLEKVHGSENAWILRVPLREFNPNMTQNWISRFEFWPYLETFAIDSERELLAELQGRPDLIVGNYSDGNLVAFLLARRMKVTQCNIAHALEKSKYLFSNLYWQDLDDKYHFSLQFTADLIAMNAANFVVSSTYQEIVGTTDSIGQYESYKCFTMPDLYHVVNGIELFSPKFNVVPPGVNENYYFPYTRNHDRVESDRLRLEEILFILEDPSQIFGKLDDPNKRPLFSMARLDRIKNLTGLAECFGRSPELQEHCNLILVAGKLRVEESGDNEERDEIIRLYHIIDEYNLHGKIRWLGVRLTKSDSGEIYRVIAEHQGIFVQPALFEAFGLTILEAMISGLPTFATQFGGPQEIIQDQVNGFYINPTNLEETAAKILEFVSKCDHNPNYWSEISQHAIERVYSTYTWKIHTTKLLSLARIYGFWNFSSKENREDLLRYLEALFYLIYKPRAQNLLEQHKYR